The proteins below come from a single Cervus canadensis isolate Bull #8, Minnesota chromosome 2, ASM1932006v1, whole genome shotgun sequence genomic window:
- the LOC122437355 gene encoding M-phase phosphoprotein 6-like has protein sequence MTISLRGGSSCRPRRPVGISVAAERKTKLSKNLLRVKFMQRGLVSETKRQLEEEEKKIISEEHWYLDLPELKEKESFIIEEQSFLLCEDLLYGRMSFRGFNPEVEKLMLQMNSKNKAEEVEEQTVELDVSDEEMARRYETSVGTIGKEFAKKRDRAIYEKDENGDIKTIKAKKMFLKPQD, from the coding sequence ATAAGCCTGCGCGGTGGGTCCAGTTGCAGACCGCGGCGCCCGGTGGGAATCAGTGTGGCGGCCGAGCGCAAAACTAAGCTGTCCAAGAACTTGCTGCGCGTGAAGTTCATGCAAAGGGGACTGGTCTCGGAAACCAAGAGACAactagaagaggaagaaaagaaaatcattagtGAAGAGCACTGGTACTTGGATTTGCCTGagctgaaagagaaagagagtttCATTATAGAAGAGCAGAGTTTCTTGTTGTGTGAAGATCTTCTCTATGGAAGAATGTCATTCAGAGGATTTAATCCTGAGGTTGAGAAATTAATGCTTCAGATGAACTCTAAGAACAAAGCAGAAGAAGTTGAAGAGCAAACAGTGGAGCTTGATGTGTCAGATGAAGAAATGGCTAGAAGATATGAGACCTCAGTGGGGACAATTGGGAAAGAGTTTGCCAAGAAAAGAGACCGTGCCATTTAcgaaaaagatgaaaatggagaCATAAAAACAATTAAAGCAAAGAAGATGTTCTTAAAGCCCCAAGATTAA